DNA sequence from the Peptococcaceae bacterium genome:
TTTTACTGGCCAATGAGGTGTTTATGGAATTCTTGCCGTGATAGCTTAAAACCGCGCGGGTGGTGTCGGAAACAGACCGGACAAGGACCTCGTTGACAAAAAAATACACTAGTGGTATTTTAAATATGAACACATTAGCACTCAAAGAGGGAGAGTGCTAACAAGGGGGCGTAGGCATGAAAATGGATGACAGAAAACAGAAGGTGTTGCATGCGATCATCCTGGATTACATTGCTACCGCTGATCCTGTCGGCTCTCGCACCATTGCCCGCAAGTACGACCTGGGAGTAAGCCCCGCTACTGTTCGCAATGAAATGGCGGACCTGGAGGAAATGGGTTTGATTGAACAGCCCCACACATCGGCGGGTAGAATCCCTTCCCAGTCCGGCTACCGTTATTACGTGGACTGCTTGATGAAAAAGGAGCCGGTGGCGCAAGAGGCAAAGGAAAAGATACGGGGCGCCCTGATGAGCTGTATTAAAGAAACGGAGACCCTGATGCAAATAGCGGGCAAGCTTTTATCACAGCTTACCAATTATACTGCGCTGGTACTTGCGCCCTTTTATGGGAAGAATACTCTTAAGTATATTCAACTGCTGCCTGTTGACGCCGGAAAAGCGGTGCTCGTGATTGTCCTGGATAATGGTCATGTGGAGCACCGGCTGGTCGATGTTCCCGATTCCATGCGCGAAGAGGAGTTTACGGCTTTATCAGCGCTGCTCAATAACCACCTGCGCGGTCTTTCCGTGGAGCAGTGGCGGCCCAGCGTACTGCAGTCAATCTATCACCAGCTTGATAACCAGAAAAAGTTTCTCCGGCATGTGATGGAACTGATTGAGGAATCCCTATCCCAGGATAATGAACAAAAAGTTTACCTGGGCGGTACGATCAATATACTTAACCAGCCGGAATTCAAGCAGATCGAGAAGGTGAAAGCCCTTTTCGAGCTGCTCGAAGAACAGGATGTGCTGAAAGAGGTCTTGATCCCAGAACGGGAGACGGGAATTTCAGTCAGAATCGGAACAGAAAACCGCCACCAGGGGATGAAGGACTGCAGCCTTATTACGGCCACATATCACCTCAACGGAAAGCTGATCGGTACCCTGGGTTTGTTGGGACCAACCAGGATGGAGTATTCAAAAGCCATCAGCATCGTGGAGTTTTTAACCACGGCTCTTACAGAAGGACCAAATAAGTTTTGATGGAGGGTATTTATGAGCGTTAAGCAGCAGGTGACGCAGAACTCCGAGGTTGATGAGCGGCTGGCGGCATTGATGACCAACGCCAGTGCCATTCGAGCCGTCTCCCAGGCCGTGGAAGGCACTATCGGACCAAAAGGGCTCGATACCATGCTTGTTGACCAGTACGGCGACGTGGTGATCACCAACGACGGGGTTACCATTCTCGACCTGATGGAGGTAAGCCACCCGGCGGCCAGGATGTTGATTAAGACGGCCAAAGCCCAGCAGGAAGAAATCGGCGACGGGACAACCACGGCTGCCATTATGGCCGGCGCGCTTATCAGCGAAGGGGTGGACCGTGTCCTGAAAGGGGTCCCTGTGGTAAAGGTTATTGAGGGCATTCGCGCAGGGATCAAAAAAGCCCTGGCTGTCCTGGATGAAAAGACGGTAAAAATTCAGGAACTGGAGGTCCCTGTCTTGAAAGACGTGGCCCTGGTGGCCGGGCGCGGGTATGAGGATATTGCTTCGCTGGTGGTCCAGGCGGCTTCGCTTATTGGAAAGGAAAAGCTGCTGGACCCGGCCTTTAAACTGTCGGAGATGGTCCGGGCCGTGCCAGGCGCTGAGAACCAGGTTATTACCGGCGTTATCCTGGATAAGGAACCGCTCAATGTGGAAATGCCGAAAAGGTTGGAGCTGGCCAGGGTCCTGGTTATCGACGACGCTCTGGAACCGGAAGAACTCGATGATGAGGCCCTCGGTACGGAAGCAGGCGTCAAACGCTACCTCCAGCTGCAGGAAGAATTCAGACAAAATGTCAAGAAGCTGGCGACGCTGGGCGTCAACCTGGTTCTTGTGGACAGGGGCGTGCACGATATTGCCGAAGAAATCCTTACGGATGCCGGCGTTCTCGTTCTTCAGCGTGTCGCCAACAAAGAACTGCGGCAGGCTGCCGAACACTGCGGGGCTAAGCTCCTAAAGAGAACAGCCCTGAAAAAAGAGGGCGAAGAACTGGCGAAATGCCTGGGAGAAGCCAGGGAAGCATACTTTGACGAGAAACTGAAACATGTCCGCCTGCTGGGCGGTAAAGGCAAGAACCAGGCCACCATCCTGGTGGGGGCTTCCACCGAGGAAGTGGTGGGCGAGCGGGAGCGAATAGCCAAAGACGCCGCTTCCGCCGTGCAGGCGGCTGTAAGGGGAGGTGTCCTGGCCGGGGGCGGGGCGGTTGAGCTTGCCGTGGCCAGGGAAGTGGAGGAGGCGCGCAAGGAAACGCGGGGAATGGCGGCTTTTGGGGTCGAATGCGTCATTGCGGCCTTGAAGAAACCTTTTTCCCAGATCGTGCTAAACGCCGGTTTTAACCCGCTGGAGAAACTGGGAGACGTTATGACCGCCCAGCTGGAGAGCGGTAAGGACTCCCTGGGGGTTGACCCGGAAAGCGGGGAAATCAGGGACATGATGGAGATGGGGGTCTATGATCCCGCCCTGGTGAAAAAATACGCGCTGAAAGCGGCGGGAGAGGTGGCCGAGGCCATCCTGCGCATCGATACGATCATCAAAAAGAAGCCGGTCAAAGAGAAGGAAGAAAGCGACAGAGAGCTGTAACGATAGTTACTATATAATATATATATATTTACCGGGTGGTGTAATAATATGGAAGATATTAAGGAACTGGAAGCGGCGGCCGCAGGGCCAGAAGAAGACAATGCGGGCCGGCCGGAGGATGCGCCCGCGGAAGAAACAGCCGCTCAGGCGGGACTGGAAGAAAAGGAAGGGGAGGTGCCTGAACCCGACCCCAAAGAGGTTGAATTGAATGAAGCCAGGGATAGAATCTTGAGGCTTCACGCCGACTTTGACAATTACAGGAAAAGAGTGCAGCGGGAAAAAGAGGAGTGGTTTCAATACGCTTCACTGCATATAATAGAAAAGCTCTTACCGGTTGTCGATAACCTGGAAAGAGCTCTGGAAAACCTTAACAGCCAGACGGAAGAGGTTAGAAACCTCTTTTCCGGAGTTGTTATGACCTACCGGCAAATGATGGAGATACTGGAACGTGAGGGCTTGGAAGCCATTGACGCCGCGGGGCAGCCTTTCGATCCTCTTTTGCATGAAGCCATCATGCAGGTGCCGGCGGAAGAAGGGCAGGAAGACAACAAGGTGACAGAAGTGCTGCGCAAAGGCTACCGGTTTAAAGATAAGGTAGTGAGGCCGGCCATGGTTAAAGTAGCAAAAAGATAAGCTTAATAGTATACTCAGGAGGGAACGCAAATGGCAAAAGTAATCGGGATTGATTTGGGAACAACAAACTCTTGCGTGGCGGTTATGGAAGGAGGAGAACCCGTAGTTATTCCGAA
Encoded proteins:
- the hrcA gene encoding heat-inducible transcriptional repressor HrcA produces the protein MKMDDRKQKVLHAIILDYIATADPVGSRTIARKYDLGVSPATVRNEMADLEEMGLIEQPHTSAGRIPSQSGYRYYVDCLMKKEPVAQEAKEKIRGALMSCIKETETLMQIAGKLLSQLTNYTALVLAPFYGKNTLKYIQLLPVDAGKAVLVIVLDNGHVEHRLVDVPDSMREEEFTALSALLNNHLRGLSVEQWRPSVLQSIYHQLDNQKKFLRHVMELIEESLSQDNEQKVYLGGTINILNQPEFKQIEKVKALFELLEEQDVLKEVLIPERETGISVRIGTENRHQGMKDCSLITATYHLNGKLIGTLGLLGPTRMEYSKAISIVEFLTTALTEGPNKF
- a CDS encoding TCP-1/cpn60 chaperonin family protein, giving the protein MSVKQQVTQNSEVDERLAALMTNASAIRAVSQAVEGTIGPKGLDTMLVDQYGDVVITNDGVTILDLMEVSHPAARMLIKTAKAQQEEIGDGTTTAAIMAGALISEGVDRVLKGVPVVKVIEGIRAGIKKALAVLDEKTVKIQELEVPVLKDVALVAGRGYEDIASLVVQAASLIGKEKLLDPAFKLSEMVRAVPGAENQVITGVILDKEPLNVEMPKRLELARVLVIDDALEPEELDDEALGTEAGVKRYLQLQEEFRQNVKKLATLGVNLVLVDRGVHDIAEEILTDAGVLVLQRVANKELRQAAEHCGAKLLKRTALKKEGEELAKCLGEAREAYFDEKLKHVRLLGGKGKNQATILVGASTEEVVGERERIAKDAASAVQAAVRGGVLAGGGAVELAVAREVEEARKETRGMAAFGVECVIAALKKPFSQIVLNAGFNPLEKLGDVMTAQLESGKDSLGVDPESGEIRDMMEMGVYDPALVKKYALKAAGEVAEAILRIDTIIKKKPVKEKEESDREL
- the grpE gene encoding nucleotide exchange factor GrpE → MEDIKELEAAAAGPEEDNAGRPEDAPAEETAAQAGLEEKEGEVPEPDPKEVELNEARDRILRLHADFDNYRKRVQREKEEWFQYASLHIIEKLLPVVDNLERALENLNSQTEEVRNLFSGVVMTYRQMMEILEREGLEAIDAAGQPFDPLLHEAIMQVPAEEGQEDNKVTEVLRKGYRFKDKVVRPAMVKVAKR